In Pseudobdellovibrionaceae bacterium, the following proteins share a genomic window:
- a CDS encoding DUF839 domain-containing protein: MMRPTSRRSFLQFLGGASALSLTGPACTSLLSHVKHKSFKALRPLSPQRQDKVILAEGFESEILISEGAPLGRGLFFGANNDFTQFVSRKNSDTAFLWVNNEYFSSVLVSGRNRSDIPSRAQYLKERETVGGSLLTLQKNAQGKWKFVGPHSDNKRLSGSSQIPFTAPIAGETYGIGSFGNCSGGLTPWNTILTCEENYESYYGEWFPTKDGQGKIVPDKYPYNWSKISALDPRHYGWVVEFDPETGNSKKLLGLGRYAHECAKVVQTKNNKLVVYSGDDRDDHCLYKFIPDRPDSLDTGELFVANLEQQKWISLDIDKQPLLKKNFKDQTDVLVQCRRAAFLLGGTPLARPEDIEQDPISKDIFIALTNNKPKGDYHGSILKISEAHNDHTSLTFKSEVFRAGGEESGFSSPDNMAFDQNGNLWLTCDISGSAMGKAPYEAFGNNGLYVIPRLGPQAGKTIQIASAPNDAEFTGPCFSPDYKTLFLSVQHPGEMSRKGQPYTSHWPHGSPHKPLSSVLTITGPSLENLTL; the protein is encoded by the coding sequence ATGATGAGACCCACCTCCCGCCGAAGCTTTCTTCAGTTTTTAGGTGGAGCCAGTGCCCTCTCGCTGACAGGTCCTGCATGCACCAGTTTACTTTCACACGTTAAGCACAAGAGCTTTAAAGCTTTGCGCCCCCTTTCCCCTCAAAGACAAGACAAGGTCATTTTAGCTGAAGGCTTTGAGTCTGAAATTCTAATCTCTGAAGGTGCGCCTTTAGGGCGTGGTTTGTTTTTTGGAGCCAATAATGACTTCACACAATTTGTCAGCCGCAAAAATTCAGACACCGCTTTTTTATGGGTCAACAACGAGTACTTCTCCTCTGTGTTAGTTTCTGGAAGAAACCGCTCTGACATCCCTTCACGCGCTCAGTATTTAAAAGAACGCGAAACTGTCGGTGGGAGTCTATTAACCCTTCAAAAAAATGCCCAAGGCAAATGGAAGTTTGTAGGTCCTCACTCTGACAACAAACGCTTAAGCGGATCAAGTCAAATTCCATTCACAGCCCCCATCGCAGGCGAAACCTATGGCATAGGAAGCTTTGGAAATTGCTCGGGAGGACTGACTCCTTGGAACACCATTTTAACTTGCGAAGAGAACTACGAAAGTTATTACGGCGAATGGTTCCCAACAAAAGATGGACAAGGCAAAATCGTCCCCGACAAATACCCTTACAACTGGAGCAAAATCTCTGCCCTTGATCCACGCCATTATGGTTGGGTGGTCGAATTTGATCCTGAAACGGGAAATAGCAAAAAACTTTTAGGTCTTGGCCGCTACGCCCACGAGTGTGCAAAAGTGGTTCAGACTAAAAACAACAAACTGGTAGTGTACTCTGGTGACGACCGAGACGATCACTGCCTTTACAAATTTATTCCTGACCGACCTGATAGCCTGGATACAGGAGAACTATTTGTCGCAAATCTGGAACAACAAAAGTGGATCAGTTTAGACATTGATAAGCAGCCCCTCCTGAAAAAAAACTTCAAAGATCAAACCGATGTTCTTGTACAATGTCGTCGAGCTGCATTTCTGTTAGGGGGCACTCCACTAGCTCGCCCCGAAGACATCGAGCAAGATCCCATCAGCAAAGATATTTTTATCGCACTGACCAACAATAAACCCAAAGGTGACTACCACGGTTCAATTTTAAAAATTTCTGAAGCCCACAACGACCACACCTCTTTGACTTTTAAATCTGAAGTTTTTAGAGCTGGCGGCGAAGAATCAGGTTTCTCCTCTCCCGACAATATGGCCTTTGATCAAAACGGAAACCTATGGCTCACATGTGACATTTCGGGCTCTGCTATGGGCAAAGCCCCATACGAAGCTTTTGGAAACAACGGCTTATATGTCATTCCAAGATTAGGTCCTCAAGCAGGAAAGACAATTCAGATAGCTTCAGCACCCAACGACGCCGAATTCACTGGCCCCTGTTTCTCCCCCGACTATAAAACCCTATTCTTAAGCGTCCAGCACCCAGGAGAAATGAGCCGCAAAGGCCAACCCTACACCAGCCACTGGCCGCACGGCTCACCCCACAAACCCCTATCCTCAGTCCTCACCATCACAGGCCCCAGCCTAGAAAACCTCACACTCTAA